The Mycobacterium sp. EPa45 genomic interval GATGCGGCGGTGTAGATGTCGCGGAACCTGGTGAACTGCCGCTTGACGACCAGACGTTCGAGGTAGCCGATGAACTCCCGGCGGCCATTGCCCTGCACGGTGTACCAGTCGTAGCGGCCGTACACCGGGACCGCGGCCATCACCGAGGTATCGGCATCCGGGAACCCGGGCTGGTACTGGAGATCATCGGCAGTCAAGGCGGCCAGTGCCGCGAGGTGCCCGCCCGCCGAGCCGCCGGTGATCGCCACGAAATCGGGGTCACCGCCGTAGTCGGCGATGTTCTCCTTGATCCACGCCAGCGCCCGCTTGACGTCGACGATGTGATCCGGCCAGCTATGAGTCGGGCTGACACGGTAATTCATCGCCACACAGATCCAGCCGCGATCGGCCAGGTGGCTCATCAGGGGGTAGCCCTGTGGACGACGCCAGCCGATCGCCCACGCCCCGCCGGGCACCTCCAGCAGCACCGGAGCCTTGCCGTCGCGCGGCAGATCGCGGTGGCGCCAGACGTCGGCCAGGTTGGCGCGGCCGTGCGGCCCGTAGCTGATCGTGCTGGACTTGTCGACGAAGCGGCGCCGCGACAACGTGGTCCGCCACGCCGGGGCGAGCGAAGCGACGGGAAAACGGCCCGCGGGCCGCCCGGACTTCGACGGTGTATTCGGCAGGGTCCTCAGCACGTCGGTGTAGTCCTCGCCGAGACCCTCGACCAACGCATCGTGCAGCACCGGCCCGGGTGTGGTCACATTGCGACGCTGGATCACCAGCAGGAACAACCACGACAGGGCCGTCAGCCCCAGGGCCGCGGCGCCGCGCCTGCCCCGGAAGTCGCCGCGCCGACCGCGCCGCACGGCATCGACGACGGAGCCGCCCAGGTACAGCATCGGCTGCTCCGAGGTGGGCCAGCCGAACGTGAAGGCCGCCAGGGTGGTGTAGCCCTGGCGGCCCAGTGGGCGAAACCCGTTGGCCGCGTTCGCTAATTCGACGATCGCGCGCGCAACAGG includes:
- a CDS encoding alpha/beta hydrolase — translated: MNSSRARLTAELRRPRPVARAIVELANAANGFRPLGRQGYTTLAAFTFGWPTSEQPMLYLGGSVVDAVRRGRRGDFRGRRGAAALGLTALSWLFLLVIQRRNVTTPGPVLHDALVEGLGEDYTDVLRTLPNTPSKSGRPAGRFPVASLAPAWRTTLSRRRFVDKSSTISYGPHGRANLADVWRHRDLPRDGKAPVLLEVPGGAWAIGWRRPQGYPLMSHLADRGWICVAMNYRVSPTHSWPDHIVDVKRALAWIKENIADYGGDPDFVAITGGSAGGHLAALAALTADDLQYQPGFPDADTSVMAAVPVYGRYDWYTVQGNGRREFIGYLERLVVKRQFTRFRDIYTAASPIRRVRAEAPPFFILHGEHDSVIPVDEAREFVDEFRKVAQGPVLYAELPGAQHGFDIMSSPRAHQSAEAVGQFLSWVYASWMNKEKDA